The following coding sequences are from one Streptomyces sp. V3I7 window:
- a CDS encoding adenylosuccinate lyase — translation MDEELRSLTERLRQESRGSAAYEHLVATADHEELAEALTAAGQPLWARELAAFRLGTAGDRRAFEALVLLLNHRDPPRCASAAQALARLRDPRTARAAAALATNELRVAHALHPVRLLVELRAPESVPALITTLERRLRPHDPYRRVALACVDGLGALGDPSARRVLNEALAHPALAEAAVHALARIPKQR, via the coding sequence GTGGACGAAGAGTTGCGGTCGCTCACGGAGCGCTTACGGCAGGAGTCGCGCGGATCCGCGGCGTACGAGCACCTCGTCGCCACCGCGGACCACGAGGAACTCGCGGAGGCGCTCACCGCCGCCGGACAGCCCTTGTGGGCCAGGGAGTTGGCCGCGTTCCGGCTCGGCACGGCGGGCGACCGGCGCGCCTTCGAGGCGCTCGTGCTGCTGCTCAACCACCGCGACCCGCCGCGCTGCGCCTCCGCCGCCCAGGCCCTCGCCCGGCTCCGTGACCCGCGCACCGCCCGCGCGGCCGCCGCCCTGGCCACCAACGAACTGCGCGTCGCCCACGCCCTGCACCCGGTGCGCCTCCTCGTGGAACTGCGTGCTCCCGAGTCCGTGCCCGCGCTGATCACCACCCTGGAGCGGCGCCTGCGCCCGCACGACCCCTACCGCCGGGTGGCCCTCGCCTGCGTGGACGGCCTCGGTGCGCTCGGTGACCCCAGTGCCCGCCGCGTCCTGAACGAGGCCCTGGCCCACCCGGCCCTCGCGGAGGCGGCCGTGCACGCACTGGCGCGCATCCCGAAGCAGCGGTGA
- a CDS encoding RidA family protein produces the protein MSEPTRIPAPDGVAPAAQYSHVVTAAGRFVAVSGQLALDEDGELVGEGDPAAQARQVFENLRRCLAAAGASFADVVKLTYFVTDMAHMPAVRAARAAHIPDDRLPAATAVQVASLVRPEFLLEVEALAVVAG, from the coding sequence ATGAGCGAACCGACCAGGATCCCCGCCCCCGACGGCGTCGCACCCGCCGCCCAGTACAGCCACGTCGTCACGGCCGCCGGCCGCTTCGTCGCCGTCTCCGGCCAGCTCGCCCTGGACGAGGACGGCGAGCTGGTGGGCGAGGGCGACCCGGCCGCGCAGGCCCGCCAGGTCTTCGAGAACCTGCGGCGGTGCCTGGCGGCCGCCGGGGCGAGCTTCGCGGACGTCGTCAAACTCACCTACTTCGTCACGGACATGGCCCATATGCCGGCCGTCCGCGCGGCCCGCGCCGCCCACATACCCGACGACCGCCTCCCGGCCGCCACGGCCGTCCAGGTGGCCTCGCTGGTACGTCCGGAGTTCCTGCTGGAGGTGGAGGCCCTCGCCGTGGTCGCCGGATAA
- a CDS encoding MaoC family dehydratase, which produces MQFGRTYEEFEVGATYKHWPGKTVTEYDDHLFCLLTMNHHPLHMDTNYAEKTTDFGKNVVVGNYIYSLLLGMSVPDVSGKAIANLEIESLKHVAPTFHGDTIYGETTVLDKWPSKSKNDRGIVHVETKGYKQDGTLVCVFRRKVMVPTETYIKERGGEQPGRPELKAQEK; this is translated from the coding sequence ATGCAGTTCGGGCGCACCTACGAGGAGTTCGAGGTCGGGGCGACGTACAAGCACTGGCCGGGCAAGACGGTCACGGAGTACGACGACCACCTGTTCTGCCTCCTCACCATGAACCACCACCCGCTCCACATGGACACCAACTACGCCGAGAAGACGACGGACTTCGGCAAGAACGTGGTGGTCGGCAACTACATCTACTCGCTGCTGCTCGGCATGTCCGTGCCGGACGTCTCCGGCAAGGCGATCGCCAACCTGGAGATCGAGTCGCTCAAGCACGTGGCGCCGACCTTCCACGGCGACACGATCTACGGCGAGACGACGGTGCTCGACAAGTGGCCGTCGAAGTCGAAGAACGACCGAGGCATCGTGCACGTGGAGACCAAGGGCTACAAGCAGGACGGCACGCTGGTCTGCGTGTTCCGCCGCAAGGTCATGGTGCCGACCGAGACGTACATCAAGGAGCGCGGCGGCGAGCAGCCGGGCCGCCCGGAGCTGAAGGCACAGGAGAAGTAA
- a CDS encoding 3-hydroxyacyl-CoA dehydrogenase family protein, whose protein sequence is MATPQSDSLSPLQTIAVVGLGTMGTGITEILAKAGREVIGIDISEAAAAHAVTALESATARAVERDRLTEQERAEVLARLRTSTDLRAAADADLVIEVVPESYEIKQQVFRELDGVVRPETIIATGTNALSVTRLAADSARPERVLGLHFFNPAPAMKLVEVVSSVLTAPQAVAAVTDLAVALGKEPVAVGDRPGFVADGLLFGYLNQAAAMYEAKYASREDIDAAMRLGCGLPMGPLALLDLIGIDTARTVLEAMYAASRDRLHAPAPILKQLSEAGLTGRKSGRGFYTYEAPGSAAVVRDALTPLEGGSAVAGRAVRSVGVAGSGTMASGIAEVFAKAGYEVVLAARSEEKAQAAKSRIGKSLSRSVDKGRMTADAAARTLDLITPAGSYDAFADVDLAVEAVAEDLEVKRQLFATLDKVCKPGAVLATTTSSLPVVACARATSRPQDVIGMHFFNPAPAMKLVEVVRTVLTADDVHATVREVCAAIRKHAVDCGDRAGFIVNALLFPYLNNAIKMVEEHYASLDDIDAAMKLGGGYPMGPFELLDVVGLDVSLAIEKVLHREFRDPGLAPAPLLEHLVAAGCLGRKTGRGFREYARR, encoded by the coding sequence ATGGCCACTCCCCAGTCCGACTCTCTGTCCCCGCTGCAGACCATTGCCGTCGTCGGTCTCGGCACGATGGGCACCGGCATCACCGAGATCCTCGCGAAGGCCGGCCGCGAGGTGATCGGCATCGACATCAGCGAGGCCGCCGCCGCGCACGCGGTCACCGCCCTGGAGTCCGCCACCGCCCGCGCCGTGGAGCGCGACCGGCTGACCGAGCAGGAGCGCGCGGAGGTCCTGGCCCGCCTGCGCACCTCCACCGACCTGCGGGCCGCGGCCGACGCCGACCTCGTCATCGAGGTGGTCCCGGAGTCGTACGAGATCAAGCAGCAGGTCTTCCGTGAACTCGACGGCGTCGTGCGGCCGGAGACGATCATCGCGACCGGCACCAACGCCCTGTCCGTGACCCGGCTGGCCGCCGACTCCGCCCGCCCGGAGCGGGTCCTCGGTCTGCACTTCTTCAACCCGGCGCCCGCGATGAAGCTGGTCGAGGTCGTCTCCTCGGTGCTGACCGCGCCCCAGGCCGTCGCCGCGGTCACCGATCTCGCCGTCGCCCTCGGCAAGGAGCCGGTCGCGGTCGGCGACCGCCCCGGATTCGTCGCGGACGGGCTGCTCTTCGGCTACCTCAACCAGGCCGCCGCGATGTACGAGGCCAAGTACGCCTCCCGCGAGGACATCGACGCGGCGATGCGGCTGGGCTGCGGGCTGCCGATGGGCCCCCTGGCCCTGCTCGACCTGATCGGCATCGACACCGCGCGCACGGTCCTGGAGGCGATGTACGCCGCGTCCCGCGACCGGCTGCACGCGCCCGCCCCGATCCTCAAGCAGCTCAGCGAGGCGGGCCTGACCGGCCGCAAGTCCGGCCGCGGCTTCTACACGTACGAGGCCCCGGGCAGCGCCGCGGTCGTGCGGGACGCGCTGACCCCGCTGGAGGGCGGCTCCGCCGTCGCCGGCCGCGCCGTGCGCTCCGTCGGTGTCGCCGGGTCCGGCACGATGGCGTCCGGCATCGCCGAGGTGTTCGCCAAGGCCGGCTACGAGGTCGTGCTCGCCGCCCGCAGCGAGGAGAAGGCACAGGCCGCCAAGTCCCGTATCGGCAAGTCGCTTTCGCGCTCTGTCGACAAGGGCCGGATGACCGCCGACGCCGCCGCGCGGACCCTGGACCTGATCACGCCGGCGGGCTCCTACGACGCGTTCGCCGACGTCGACCTGGCGGTGGAGGCGGTCGCCGAGGACCTGGAGGTCAAGCGGCAGCTGTTCGCCACGCTGGACAAGGTGTGCAAGCCGGGCGCGGTGCTCGCGACCACCACCTCCTCACTGCCCGTCGTCGCCTGCGCCCGCGCCACCTCGCGCCCGCAGGACGTGATCGGCATGCACTTCTTCAACCCGGCCCCGGCGATGAAGCTGGTCGAGGTCGTCCGCACGGTGCTGACCGCGGACGACGTCCACGCCACCGTCCGCGAGGTGTGCGCCGCGATCAGGAAGCACGCCGTGGACTGCGGCGACCGCGCGGGCTTCATCGTCAACGCCCTGCTGTTCCCCTACCTCAACAACGCGATCAAGATGGTGGAGGAGCACTACGCGTCGCTGGACGACATCGACGCCGCGATGAAGCTGGGCGGCGGCTACCCGATGGGCCCGTTCGAGCTCCTGGACGTGGTCGGACTCGACGTCTCCCTGGCGATCGAGAAGGTTCTGCACCGCGAGTTCCGCGACCCGGGCCTCGCCCCGGCGCCGCTCCTGGAGCACCTGGTGGCTGCGGGCTGCCTCGGCCGCAAGACCGGCCGCGGCTTCCGCGAATATGCCCGCCGCTGA
- a CDS encoding TetR family transcriptional regulator, producing MSQPARSSRTTATPDAPESAAGSRAAAQRLKMRRELAAAAMELFATKGYEATTVDEIAAAAGVARRTFFRHFRSKEEAIFPDHDDTLIRAEAVLNAAPAHEHPLDTVCRGIKEVMKMYAAQPEISVARYRLTREVPTLREAEIASVARYERLFTRYLLGHFDEHAHADDANDDPLLAEVAASAVVTAHNHVLRRWLRADGQGEVEAQLDHAFAIVRKTFGTGIGAGRSTSSAPASTPATVSRQGEVLVTVARTDAPLDEVMRTIEEALKERS from the coding sequence ATGTCCCAGCCCGCCAGGTCCTCACGTACAACCGCCACGCCGGACGCGCCGGAAAGTGCCGCAGGCAGCCGCGCCGCCGCCCAACGGCTGAAAATGCGCCGCGAACTGGCGGCCGCGGCGATGGAACTGTTCGCGACCAAGGGGTACGAGGCGACGACCGTCGACGAGATCGCGGCCGCGGCCGGGGTCGCGCGCCGTACGTTCTTCCGGCACTTCCGCTCCAAGGAAGAGGCGATCTTCCCGGACCACGACGACACGCTGATCCGCGCCGAGGCGGTGCTCAACGCCGCCCCCGCGCACGAGCATCCGCTCGACACGGTGTGCCGCGGCATCAAGGAAGTCATGAAGATGTACGCGGCCCAGCCGGAGATCTCGGTCGCCCGCTACCGGCTCACGCGCGAAGTACCCACCCTGCGCGAGGCGGAGATCGCGTCGGTGGCCCGCTACGAGCGCCTCTTCACGCGCTACCTCCTCGGCCACTTCGACGAGCACGCGCACGCCGACGACGCCAACGACGACCCGCTGCTCGCCGAGGTGGCTGCGTCGGCCGTCGTCACCGCCCACAACCACGTCCTGCGGCGCTGGCTGCGGGCGGACGGCCAGGGCGAGGTGGAGGCCCAGCTCGACCACGCCTTCGCGATCGTCCGCAAGACCTTCGGCACCGGTATCGGCGCGGGCCGCAGCACGTCGTCCGCGCCGGCCTCGACCCCGGCGACGGTCTCCCGCCAGGGCGAGGTCCTGGTGACGGTCGCCCGCACCGACGCCCCGCTCGACGAGGTCATGCGGACGATCGAGGAGGCCCTGAAGGAGCGCTCCTGA
- a CDS encoding protein meaA yields MTERQNADGVREKDRPWLMRTYAGHSTAEASNELYRRNLAKGQTGLSVAFDLPTQTGYDPDHVLARGEVGRVGVPVSHLGDMRRLFQDIPLEQMNTSMTINATAMWLLALYQVVAEEQGADVTKLQGTTQNDIVKEYLSRGTHVFPPGPSLRLTTDMIAYTVSHIPKWNPINICSYHLQEAGATPVQEIAYAMSTAIAVLDAVRDSGQVPQERMGDVVARISFFVNAGVRFVEEMCKMRAFGRIWDKITRERYGIENPKQRRFRYGVQVNSLGLTEAQPENNVQRIVLEMLAVTLSKDARARAVQLPAWNEALGLPRPWDQQWSLRIQQVLAHESDLLEYEDIFEGSHVIEAKVAQLVEESLAEIDRIQEMGGAMAAVESGYLKSQLVASHAERRGRIESGQEKIVGVNIFETTEPNPLTADLDTAIQTVDPAVEARVIEAIGGWRDSRYQPPFNHPRPCKALERLKEAAKGTDNLMEATLECARAGVTTGEWAGALREVFGEFRAPTGVSSAPVAVPVEEGSALAGVRRKVELTAGDLGTGKLRFLVGKPGLDGHSNGAEQIAVRARDAGFEVVYQGIRLTPEQIVDAALAEDVHAVGLSILSGSHAQLVPDVLERLREAGAADIPVIAGGIIPNADAEQLKSAGVAAVFTPKDFDITGIIGRIVDEIRKANKLDPLEVPA; encoded by the coding sequence ATGACTGAGCGTCAGAATGCCGACGGCGTGCGGGAGAAGGACCGGCCGTGGCTCATGCGCACGTACGCCGGACACTCCACGGCCGAGGCGTCCAACGAGCTGTACCGCCGCAACCTCGCCAAGGGCCAGACCGGCCTGTCGGTCGCGTTCGACCTGCCGACGCAGACCGGCTACGACCCCGACCACGTCCTCGCCCGCGGCGAGGTCGGCCGGGTCGGGGTCCCCGTCTCGCACCTCGGTGACATGCGCCGGCTGTTCCAGGACATCCCCCTGGAGCAGATGAACACCTCGATGACGATCAACGCCACCGCCATGTGGCTGCTGGCGCTCTACCAGGTCGTCGCCGAGGAGCAGGGCGCGGACGTCACCAAGCTCCAGGGCACGACCCAGAACGACATCGTCAAGGAGTACCTGTCCCGGGGGACGCACGTCTTCCCGCCGGGGCCGAGCCTCCGGCTGACGACGGACATGATCGCGTACACGGTCTCCCACATCCCGAAGTGGAACCCGATCAACATCTGCAGCTACCACCTGCAGGAGGCCGGGGCCACGCCGGTGCAGGAGATCGCGTACGCGATGTCCACCGCGATCGCCGTCCTCGACGCCGTGCGCGACAGCGGCCAGGTGCCGCAGGAGCGCATGGGCGACGTGGTCGCCCGCATCTCCTTCTTCGTCAACGCGGGCGTCCGCTTCGTCGAGGAGATGTGCAAGATGCGGGCGTTCGGCCGCATCTGGGACAAGATCACGCGTGAGCGGTACGGCATCGAGAACCCCAAGCAGCGCCGCTTCCGGTACGGCGTCCAGGTCAACTCCCTCGGTCTGACCGAAGCGCAGCCGGAGAACAACGTCCAGCGCATCGTGCTGGAGATGCTGGCCGTGACCCTCTCCAAGGACGCACGCGCGCGTGCCGTCCAACTCCCCGCCTGGAACGAGGCGCTGGGCCTGCCCCGCCCCTGGGACCAGCAGTGGTCGCTGCGCATCCAGCAGGTACTGGCGCACGAGAGCGACCTGCTGGAGTACGAGGACATCTTCGAGGGCTCGCACGTCATCGAGGCGAAGGTCGCGCAGCTCGTCGAGGAGTCCCTCGCGGAGATCGACCGGATCCAGGAGATGGGCGGCGCGATGGCCGCCGTCGAGTCCGGCTACCTCAAGTCGCAGCTCGTCGCCTCGCACGCCGAGCGCCGGGGCCGGATCGAGTCCGGCCAGGAGAAGATCGTCGGCGTCAACATCTTCGAGACGACCGAGCCGAACCCGCTCACGGCCGACCTGGACACCGCGATCCAGACGGTGGACCCGGCCGTCGAGGCCCGGGTGATCGAGGCGATCGGCGGCTGGCGGGACTCGCGTTACCAGCCGCCGTTCAACCACCCGCGCCCGTGCAAGGCGCTGGAGCGGCTGAAGGAGGCCGCCAAGGGCACGGACAACCTCATGGAGGCCACCCTGGAGTGCGCCCGCGCCGGTGTCACGACCGGTGAGTGGGCCGGGGCGCTGCGGGAGGTGTTCGGCGAGTTCCGGGCGCCGACCGGCGTCTCCTCCGCGCCCGTCGCCGTACCGGTGGAGGAGGGTTCGGCGCTGGCCGGGGTGCGCCGCAAGGTGGAGCTGACGGCCGGTGACCTCGGCACGGGCAAGCTGCGCTTCCTGGTCGGCAAGCCGGGCCTGGACGGGCACTCCAACGGCGCCGAGCAGATCGCCGTACGAGCCCGCGACGCCGGTTTCGAGGTGGTCTACCAGGGCATCCGGCTCACCCCGGAGCAGATCGTGGACGCGGCCCTCGCCGAGGACGTGCACGCGGTCGGCCTGTCCATCCTCTCGGGCTCGCACGCGCAGTTGGTGCCGGACGTGCTGGAGCGGCTGCGCGAGGCCGGCGCCGCCGACATCCCCGTGATCGCGGGCGGCATCATCCCGAACGCGGACGCCGAACAGCTGAAGTCCGCTGGCGTGGCCGCCGTCTTCACCCCCAAGGACTTCGACATCACCGGGATCATCGGCCGTATCGTCGACGAGATCCGGAAAGCGAACAAGCTCGACCCCCTGGAGGTCCCCGCATGA
- the ccrA gene encoding crotonyl-CoA carboxylase/reductase: MKEILDAIQSPDSTSADFAALPLPESYRAITVHKDETEMFAGLETRDKDPRKSIHLDEVPLPELGPGEALVAVMASSVNYNSVWTSIFEPLSTFGFLERYGKLSELTKRHDLPYHIIGSDLAGVVLRTGPGVNAWKPGDEVVAHCLSVELESSDGHNDTMLDPEQRIWGFETNFGGLAEIALVKSNQLMPKPGHLSWEEAAAPGLVNSTAYRQLVSRNGAGMKQGDNVLIWGASGGLGSYATQFALAGGANPICVVSSPQKAEICRAMGAEAIIDRNAEGYKFWKDEHTQDPKEWKRFGKRIRELTGGEDVDIVFEHPGRETFGASVYVTRKGGTIVTCASTSGYNHEYDNRYLWMSLKRIIGSHFANYREAWEANRLIAKGKIHPTLSKVYSLEDTGQAAYDVHRNLHQGKVGVLCLAPEEGLGVRDQEMRAKHVDAINRFRNI; this comes from the coding sequence GTGAAGGAAATCCTGGACGCGATCCAGTCGCCGGACTCCACGTCCGCCGACTTCGCCGCTCTGCCGCTCCCCGAGTCGTACCGCGCGATCACCGTGCACAAGGACGAGACGGAGATGTTCGCGGGCCTCGAGACCCGCGACAAGGACCCCCGCAAGTCGATCCACCTCGACGAGGTCCCGCTGCCCGAACTGGGCCCGGGCGAGGCCCTGGTGGCCGTCATGGCCTCCTCGGTCAACTACAACTCCGTGTGGACCTCGATCTTCGAGCCGCTGTCGACCTTCGGCTTCCTGGAGCGCTACGGCAAGCTCAGCGAGCTCACCAAGCGGCACGACCTGCCGTACCACATCATCGGCTCCGACCTCGCGGGCGTCGTTCTGCGCACCGGCCCCGGCGTGAACGCCTGGAAGCCCGGTGACGAGGTCGTCGCGCACTGCCTGTCCGTCGAGCTGGAGTCCTCCGACGGCCACAACGACACGATGCTCGACCCCGAACAGCGCATCTGGGGCTTCGAGACGAACTTCGGCGGCCTGGCGGAGATCGCCCTGGTCAAGTCGAACCAGCTCATGCCCAAGCCCGGCCACTTGAGCTGGGAGGAGGCCGCCGCCCCCGGACTGGTCAACTCCACCGCGTACCGCCAGCTGGTCTCGCGCAACGGCGCCGGCATGAAGCAGGGCGACAACGTGCTCATCTGGGGCGCGAGCGGCGGACTCGGCAGTTACGCCACGCAGTTCGCGCTCGCGGGCGGTGCCAACCCCATCTGCGTGGTCTCCAGCCCGCAGAAGGCGGAGATCTGCCGCGCCATGGGCGCCGAGGCGATCATCGACCGCAACGCCGAGGGTTACAAGTTCTGGAAGGACGAGCACACCCAGGACCCGAAGGAGTGGAAGCGCTTCGGCAAGCGCATCCGCGAGCTCACCGGCGGCGAGGACGTCGACATCGTCTTCGAGCACCCGGGCCGCGAGACCTTCGGCGCGAGCGTGTACGTCACCCGCAAGGGCGGCACGATCGTCACCTGCGCCTCGACCTCGGGCTACAACCACGAGTACGACAACCGCTACCTGTGGATGTCCCTGAAGCGGATCATCGGCTCGCACTTCGCCAACTACCGCGAGGCCTGGGAGGCCAACCGGCTCATCGCGAAGGGCAAGATCCACCCGACGCTGTCGAAGGTCTACTCGCTCGAGGACACCGGCCAGGCGGCCTACGACGTGCACCGCAACCTCCACCAGGGCAAGGTCGGCGTGCTGTGCCTGGCCCCCGAGGAGGGCCTGGGCGTGCGCGACCAGGAGATGCGCGCCAAGCACGTCGACGCCATCAACCGCTTCCGCAACATCTGA
- a CDS encoding CoA ester lyase produces MTVNRLRPRRSCLAVPGSNPRFLEKAQGLPADQVFLDLEDACAPLAKPEARHTIVKFLNEGDWTGKTRVVRVNDWTTEWTYRDVVTVVEGAGQNLDCIMLPKVQSAEQVVALDLLLTQIEKTMGFEVGRIGIEAQIENAQGLNNVNEIAQASPRVETIIFGPADFMASINMKSLVVGEQPPGYPADAYHYILMKILMAARANNLQAIDGPYLQIRNVDGYREVAQRAAALGFDGKWVLHPGQVEASNEIFSPSQEDFDHAELILDAYDYYTSEAGGKKGSAMLGDEMIDEASRKMALVVSGKGRAAGMQRTTKFEIPEA; encoded by the coding sequence ATGACCGTCAACCGTCTGCGTCCCCGCCGCTCCTGTCTGGCGGTCCCGGGAAGCAACCCCCGCTTCCTGGAGAAGGCGCAGGGTCTCCCCGCCGACCAGGTCTTCCTGGACCTGGAGGACGCGTGCGCGCCGCTCGCCAAGCCCGAGGCGCGGCACACGATCGTCAAGTTCCTCAACGAGGGCGACTGGACGGGCAAGACGCGTGTCGTGCGCGTCAACGACTGGACGACCGAGTGGACGTACCGCGACGTCGTGACGGTGGTCGAGGGTGCCGGCCAGAATCTTGACTGCATCATGCTGCCGAAGGTGCAGAGCGCCGAGCAGGTCGTCGCGCTGGACCTCCTCCTCACCCAGATCGAGAAGACGATGGGCTTCGAGGTCGGCCGCATCGGTATCGAGGCGCAGATCGAGAACGCACAGGGCCTCAACAACGTCAATGAGATCGCTCAAGCCAGTCCCCGTGTCGAGACGATCATCTTCGGCCCGGCCGACTTCATGGCGTCGATCAACATGAAGTCGCTGGTCGTGGGCGAGCAGCCGCCCGGCTACCCGGCGGACGCCTACCACTACATCCTGATGAAGATCCTGATGGCCGCCCGCGCCAACAACCTCCAGGCGATCGACGGCCCCTACCTCCAGATCCGCAACGTCGACGGCTACCGCGAGGTCGCGCAGCGCGCCGCCGCGCTCGGCTTCGACGGCAAGTGGGTGCTGCACCCGGGCCAGGTCGAGGCGTCCAACGAGATCTTCTCGCCGTCCCAGGAGGACTTCGACCACGCCGAGCTGATCCTGGACGCGTACGACTACTACACGTCCGAGGCGGGCGGCAAGAAGGGCTCCGCGATGCTCGGCGACGAGATGATCGACGAGGCCAGCCGCAAGATGGCCCTGGTCGTCTCCGGCAAGGGCCGGGCGGCCGGCATGCAGCGCACCACCAAGTTCGAGATTCCGGAGGCGTGA
- a CDS encoding GNAT family N-acetyltransferase: MNDAPVHIRAMTPADCDRVAEIRVAGWRSAYRGLMPQTYLDALDVAADAERRRSWFRDSRGDVVNLVAERDGALVGWAAHGPYRDGEVRTADAELYALYVDRAHLGGGVGRALLERAVREASAAGRARMFLWVLQGNTRARRFYERAGFGADGAEEPFEVDGVAVPEVRYVREPVR; encoded by the coding sequence ATGAACGACGCACCCGTGCATATCCGTGCCATGACCCCCGCCGACTGTGACCGCGTCGCCGAGATCCGCGTCGCCGGCTGGCGGAGCGCCTACCGCGGGCTCATGCCGCAGACCTACCTGGACGCGCTCGACGTCGCGGCGGACGCCGAGCGGCGGCGGAGTTGGTTCCGGGACAGCAGGGGCGACGTGGTGAACCTCGTCGCCGAGCGGGACGGCGCGCTCGTCGGCTGGGCGGCGCACGGGCCGTACCGGGACGGTGAAGTGCGCACCGCGGACGCCGAGTTGTACGCGCTCTACGTCGACCGCGCCCATCTCGGCGGCGGGGTCGGCCGGGCGCTGCTGGAGCGGGCGGTGCGGGAGGCCTCGGCCGCCGGTCGCGCCCGGATGTTCCTGTGGGTCCTTCAGGGCAACACGCGCGCCCGGCGCTTCTACGAGCGGGCGGGCTTTGGCGCGGACGGCGCCGAGGAGCCCTTCGAGGTGGACGGCGTGGCCGTGCCCGAGGTGCGGTACGTGCGGGAGCCGGTCCGCTGA
- a CDS encoding acyl-CoA dehydrogenase family protein has translation MARLAQTAGLTDIQQEIVSTVRDFVDKEIIPVATELEHRDEYPQQIVDGLKELGLFGLMIPEEYGGLGESLLTYALCVEEIARGWMSVSGIINTHFIVAYMLKQHGTQEQKDHFLPRMAAGDIRGAFSMSEPGLGSDVSAITSKAVKDGEEYVLNGQKMWLTNGGTSSLVAVLVRSDEGHPEGTAPHKSMTTFLVEKEPGFGEVRPGLTIPGKIDKMGYKGVDTTELIMDGLRIPADRVLGGVTGRGFYQMMDGVEVGRVNVAARGCGVAQRAFELGVSYAQQRHTFGKPIAQHQAIQFKLAEMATKVEAAHAMMVNAARKKDSGERNDLEAGMAKYLASEYCKEVVEDAFRIHGGYGFSKEYEIERLYREAPMLLIGEGTAEIQKMIIGRRLLEEYRFQG, from the coding sequence ATGGCCCGTCTCGCCCAGACCGCCGGTCTGACGGACATCCAGCAGGAGATCGTCTCCACCGTCCGCGACTTCGTGGACAAGGAGATCATCCCGGTCGCGACCGAGCTGGAGCACCGCGACGAGTACCCGCAGCAGATCGTCGACGGCCTCAAGGAGTTGGGCCTGTTCGGCCTGATGATCCCGGAGGAGTACGGCGGCCTGGGCGAATCCCTCCTCACCTACGCCCTGTGCGTCGAGGAGATCGCCCGCGGCTGGATGTCGGTCTCCGGCATCATCAACACGCACTTCATCGTGGCGTACATGCTCAAGCAGCACGGCACGCAGGAGCAGAAGGACCACTTCCTGCCGCGCATGGCGGCCGGCGACATCCGCGGCGCCTTCTCGATGTCGGAGCCGGGCCTGGGCTCGGATGTGTCGGCCATCACGTCGAAGGCGGTGAAGGACGGCGAGGAGTACGTCCTGAACGGCCAGAAGATGTGGCTGACGAACGGCGGTACGTCGTCCCTGGTGGCCGTTCTGGTCCGCAGTGACGAAGGCCACCCCGAGGGCACGGCGCCCCACAAGTCGATGACGACCTTCCTCGTGGAGAAGGAGCCCGGCTTCGGCGAGGTCCGCCCCGGGCTCACCATCCCCGGCAAGATCGACAAGATGGGCTACAAGGGGGTCGACACCACCGAGTTGATCATGGACGGCCTGCGGATTCCCGCGGACCGCGTGCTCGGCGGCGTCACCGGCCGAGGTTTTTACCAAATGATGGACGGAGTCGAGGTCGGCCGCGTCAATGTGGCGGCGCGTGGCTGCGGTGTCGCGCAGCGTGCGTTCGAACTCGGTGTTTCCTACGCCCAGCAGCGTCACACGTTCGGCAAGCCGATCGCCCAGCACCAGGCCATCCAGTTCAAGCTGGCCGAAATGGCGACCAAGGTCGAGGCCGCGCATGCCATGATGGTGAACGCGGCACGCAAAAAGGACTCCGGGGAGCGAAACGACCTCGAAGCAGGGATGGCGAAGTACCTCGCCTCCGAGTACTGCAAGGAGGTCGTCGAGGACGCCTTCCGGATCCACGGCGGCTACGGCTTCTCCAAGGAGTACGAGATCGAGCGCCTCTACCGGGAGGCCCCGATGCTGCTCATCGGCGAAGGGACCGCCGAGATCCAGAAAATGATCATCGGTCGCAGGTTGCTCGAAGAGTATCGATTCCAAGGCTGA